The Imtechella halotolerans DNA window GTTGTTTATACACCACAACAACTTCTTCAATAGTGTAGGGAAGATTTCCTAATAGAAGCCGACTATTTATAAGTCGGCCCTATCAAGGTTTAATTTTCTATCTATTTCGTTAACTATATTTCTACCTTCTGCTAGAGCATTAACTACAAGTGATTGGCCAATTCGTGCATCCCCAAGAAGATAATATTTCGAATCGTTGGTAACGTATTCTTTTGAATTAAATGAAACTCGTTTGAAGTCTATTTTTTTAAGGCTAGGGTGTATCTTTGGACCTGTAAAGCCAATGGCTATAAATAGTATGTCACAAGGAATTGTCCTTGAAGTATTTGGTATTTTCTGCTTGGTTTTAGTACCATTTACATCATTTTTTATCTCTACTTCTGAAATGCTGATCGATACAAGCTGATTTTTTTCAGTATTTAAATGGGTGGCAAATGATTTAAATATTCTGTTACATCCCTCTTGATGTGAAGTACTTTCTTGATATACTACCGCATCCATGGGCCAAGGAGTTTTTTCTGAACGTATTAAGGGGGGTTTATTATGATAGTCTAATTGGGTTATACTAAGAGCCCCTTCTCTGTTGGCTGTTCCGATACAGTCTGATCCTGTATCTCCTCCGCCAATGACAACGACGTGTTTCCCTTTTACATTAATTTTTGATAATTTTTGTTCTTTTGACACGATTCTATTTGCTTGAGTTAAGTATTCCATTGCGTAATGAACTCCAATGATATTCTTGCTTTCTATATCATAAGACCTTGGTTTTTGGGCTCCAATTGCAAGAATGATGGCGTCAT harbors:
- a CDS encoding glutamate synthase subunit beta: MATLDGFIKYSRQSAKAESPNDRISHFNEFYTPYTEQTLTQQTARCMDCGVPFCHYKCPLENNIPDFNQAAHEGRWEDAYTILTKTNPFPEFTGRICPAPCEQGCVLGINSEAVTIEEIEKTIAEKAFELSYVKAKKPTKYNGKKIAIIGSGPAGLSAAHYLNQAGYTITVYEKDKKLGGLLRYGIPDFKLEKKYIERRIQILIKEGIHFITETEVGKDIEFDMLEKNYDAIILAIGAQKPRSYDIESKNIIGVHYAMEYLTQANRIVSKEQKLSKINVKGKHVVVIGGGDTGSDCIGTANREGALSITQLDYHNKPPLIRSEKTPWPMDAVVYQESTSHQEGCNRIFKSFATHLNTEKNQLVSISISEVEIKNDVNGTKTKQKIPNTSRTIPCDILFIAIGFTGPKIHPSLKKIDFKRVSFNSKEYVTNDSKYYLLGDARIGQSLVVNALAEGRNIVNEIDRKLNLDRADL